CATACATTTACACTTTTGCAGCATCACCATTACTCCATTATAACAGTACATTTCCAGATCCATATAGTGTGGTTACCAGTGGTTCTGCACTAGAACCTATAGTATTTGGGCACTCATAACAGCATAAAGAGTGTCCTTTATTAATAAAAGAGAGAGGCATCCAGTCATCTCTATATTTGTATTCAGTTAAAATTCAAGCAATTTGTCTTTGTAcctgaggagaaaaaaaatgaacagaagGAAAACTGAGATTTGCAGATCTGTCTTTGATCAGGAAATGAATGAAATCATGTTTCAGTGCTgattttataatagaaaaagggATGGGTCTTCATGAGAGAAAGCTTAACAGAAACTAATTAAACACTCAAATATCTTACGAAACAGAAATTAGGAATAAAGAAAGTGTATTTGAACAATATACAGTAGGTCTACCTGTCATTCTGTTAATAATAATGACATTAGCAATAGGACAGAATTGATtacttatattattatacatttataattatatctACTTTGAAATGTGAAGAATTGGGTGTAAAAAACAACAGGACAAAACAGGAGAATAGAGTTACTTTCTCATTCCTCTTGGACAgtttctcaaattaaattttttgcaaTGTTATGATTAGGACAATCATTTGCTTGGATGTCCTAATCATAGATATCCCGTTTTCTTGTTCAATAATATGTCATTTTAGACGTTTTTATGTTTCAAGTTTTCTCAATGACACGTGTGTCTTATGATTTGATCATGTTTTAAAtttctttaataattttttttttttatgacgagGAAAGTAAACAAAAATCTTCATGTTGTGTCATACAGTCACTTTCTACAGACATTTGAAAAAGATCTTTTTGAATCTGGTCTTGAAGAGCTTGATGTTCCTGCACACAAACCCAGACCTGAAAATCATGATGCATGGAGACTGTATGCACCAGCATTAGTATTAGTAGAAGGACAACAAATTGATACAACAATAATGAAACTTAAATAATTCAGCTGTGCAGTATGTCAGCAAGTGCAAAGATCTACAGTAGATGTACAAATTATGTTTCCACCTAATGATGCTAAATGTCATTTTCAAATGCAGTACATTTCAATCCATCATACTGCACATACCAATGTTGCCACTGTTAAACTGTAGCAGCAATGTCAGGTGTTTTCTCCCATAAAGTAATAACAAGACAACAATTCAAGCAGTATTTGTCTTTGTGCATGCTGTGAAAAGAATGAACAGAGGAAAAACCGTGGAATGCCTTGATCTTTTGAGGTGaatgaaataacatttctgttgcattgtttattttatagATTATCAGAAGGGATTGGTCTTTAGGAGAAAATGAAAGTTTAACAAGGAAATGAAACCTTTTTGTTAggaatatatagttttatttaagaCAACTGGTTATTTTGTGCAATACGGCTTCTTAAAGTGGTAGTTCACACATTTTATGATTCTGTGATCATTCAGTTTTTGGGTAAACTTTCTCTTTAAACACAAAGTCACGTTCAGCATTCCCAACCTTCATATTACTAATTACCTACAGTAAAAACCACATTTGCTTTTTAGCTGCTTGACGTAGCTGCTAAATGACTTTGCTCGGGTCAAATACGAAGGATATTTAATTGTACATCTTTACAATATAAACCTTTTTACTTGACAGTCAAATgcaagtttaaataaaaatgtgaaaagtaaAATCTCTTTCATGTATcctcaagtttaaaaaaaaaaaaaaaaaaaaaaaacaactcgataactttcttctttcttcttccttGAGCAGTTTCTCACCTGTTGCTGTAAGGCAGTGGCATCCCTGAACAATGCAGTTTGTTTGAGCAGCTGTATCCATCACAATAGATACAGGTCTTTCATCCTTGCCGACATCAATGGACCCAtttacacagacagacacattGTTTAAGCTTCACATTAGCACTGATGCCACCTAAAAATAGGAatgcttcagaaaaaaaaaactgcacatcaTTTTGACGATAAATTGATATGTTAACATTTTTTAGTTTTCTAatttcaaacagttttttttagatataaatcGCATTGTTAGCATGAACAATCTAACAGAAACTGTTTTCTATCTATTTGTTTCAAAATTTGTTTTCCTCTAACACTGGCGGGTCTTTATGTTGAAGTTTAACACAGGTCTCGATGGGATGTTTGATAAGGAGTTGCAGTCCGCTTAAACCATTTTAAAAGGTCACCCAAAAGTGACaattcggtcatcatttattcatgtcattccaaacctgtttgacattCTTTCTTTAGAGTTCCACTAAATAAAATGTCTCtgtgcttgtgtgtttttttgtccataaaatgaaaCCCAATGGGGTTCAGTGTTGTTTGGGCTCCATCTATccaattatttgttttgttttaaacgtGCAAAAATATGAGCACTTTTGAGATATCAAAAGTTTTGTTTTAAGCAATATTTCAGCACAAGCTTAATGGAAATAACAGAAGACCAAGGTTCTTTTATTTCTGCTCAATACGttgaaccaagaaccaagatatGATGTTGAAATATCTGTTATAGTAACAGGACAGGTCGGAGAGTTAGCTGTGTCTTTATTTTGGTGTCGATGTCGAATATCATCATGGTTTTTCAGAAATCACGTACTGCACCTTTAAACCCAGCTAGACCAgaagtaatgaaaataaattaaggaGAATGCAGAGAAAtgtttaatatatgtaaatattttattgcagAAGTTATTATAGCactttgtttattaattatgtattgcattctgttattctttttatttttataggcaAATACACATTTGAATATATGACAAGAAAGGGGAAGAGGAAATATAAGGGAAATACATAGTCTTGACGGAGCATGCTACAAAATTACTGCGGATATTGGAAATCTCTATATATTAgtgatttaaattgtaatagttatTTGTCTGTTACAGTGTTGATGCACAATtttgtttaatatgtttattaaaatacagattttcttTTCCCCAAATCATGATTACCAAAGAACAGCAGAACATCATGCACACTTCATTCAGTAAAGTATGAATAGAAATATGTGTATCATTCAGTTTCTTCTGCAGCTGTAGAATCTGAAGTGTATTCACTGAACCAGGAAGTAGAAGAGCAGAGGAGACAACAGCAGCAGGAAGCTTGCCTTGTACATGCCATCTAACCAGGACAATAACAAACAATCACTGTCAATCAATCCTACAActatagtaattaaaaataacttattcATTGTTGAGAAACTTCTTCAGAATAGAAAGTCTATGAAAGCACCTGCCTCTCAAGCTTTGTACACTATTCAGGATGCTTTTGAAATATGATATTTAGTTCATTTAAAGAATCACTTGTGTTTTGTCTTATTAGCcctattgtttgttttatttactcatttaaagTGTGACCATATAAAGAAGAATACCTGCAGCATTGCAGAGGTCAGTGTCACAGCACTGGGTAGTTACTGACCCAATCGCGATCTGTTGGGTCCCAGGGTCACATGAAGGTGAACACATTTTAGATGTACTGGTCATCTTAATGGGaccttcaaaaaaacaaaaaaaaacaaaacataaatctCTGTATGATAGAATAATGAAACATTTCAACATTTGCAGTTATGTGATTTCGGATTAATTTCATGTACATTTAAACTTGTATCCTTCCTGTTATTTTCACTTTACGAAAACAGCTAAGTTGCTTGATATTTCATACTGAGATTtcttaacatattttaatatattgttgcAATCATAAATACACTGGTTTGTAGCACAAATAGTTGTACTGTTTACTGAAATTTGTAATTGACCTTTACTTACCTATAGCAGAAATAAGCACTTCTGTGAGATTTTACATTTCCATTGTTTCAACACCAGAAAATTATAACAGCATCTCCATCAGTAAAAACATtacagaacattttaataaatcatattgGACTTACCAACTTCTGCCACGGTTGTCATAGTCATGCACTTGGTAGATCCACTTGGACATGTTGTCGCATTTTGATTTGTACAGGATCCCGTCAGACTCATACACTCGTAACATCTGAGAGAGTGCCCTTAGTAATAAAACAGAGaccgtgagagagagagagatctattTGTACACAATAACATTGCAAACACTAACTGTCGTTTTACCTGCAGTGAAAAGACTGAACAGAAGAAAAACTGAGATTTGCAGATACATCTTTGATCAGGAGGAGAATGAAATATTGTGTCTGTTTCAGCGCTCATTTTATAGCGTGTCAAATGGGAGGGTCTTTATGAGACAATGACAGTTTAAGACAAGTTTTTAGACTTAGACtgcttacactgtaaaaaaaaaaaaaaagaaattccatGGAAAATGTATTGTTGATTTTCTATCAGGACATTATCCATACATTTTATAGGTATTTTCATAAACTCTAAAGCACAGTGCAAtgaagtgcaaaaaataaaaataaaataaaaaacaaatacagtaaagGTTGATGAAGAAACTTTCTTTATATCAATACAGCACAATGTAGCtcatttctattattttattgtattttattttaaattctttaCAGTGTACATAATTAACTAGGAAGTTAATTATAAAGCAatggttttaatataaaaaggaaGAACTACAATGAGAGTTTGCAAGTAACAGACAATagcaaaataattaaagaaaaaaagttgtctAACATAAGCAAAGCAAAGAGGAAcagggtttaaaaaaatgttaaatcaacATGGTGGTCTAAAAGCATAGGCTGATGAAATTAAATTGGTTTTATACAAGCAAAAAGTATTGTTTTGAAATATCaatgtattattttaagtattacTACAGTACTGGCCTAATGAAAATATCCACCTAAACAACCACAAATTTTCTGTTTACATAATAATAAGCTCTtcaatattttattaagtatttagTTTTAAGTATAGTATGATGTTCTTAGTGGTGTAAATGGATGTGATAATCAGCTAAATAAATCTGCAACATTTTATAAATCATCTTAGCTGGGGATTTCAGTCACGCAGACTTAAACACATTAAATTTCCCGCAGGAGATAAAAACactttggactttgtttacaccacacagagaggagcttacaggGCCCTCTCCCTCCCCACCTcagagcctcagaccacatcactgtcatgccactgcctgcatacagaccgctcggtaaagtcaccaaaccagttcacaaacagatACAGAAGTGTGACCAGACGGGTCGTCAGAGGCTTTTCAAGACTGTTTTGACAACACTGACTGGTTTAAGCAGACTACCAGATACAAAACCCCACAGACCTCcaagagtactcagagactgtcactgcctacataaCCAAgtgtctccatcctgcttcaatgtcCACTGTCCAGATGCACTAACTCctatcctcatgaagtgctttgaacggctagtcatgcaccacatcaagtcaagtcacctttatttatatagcgctttaaacaaaatccattgcgtcaaagcaactgaacaacattcatttggaaaacagtgtgtcaataatgcaaaatgaaagttaaaagcagttcatcattgaattgcaatcaagtcaacaatatcgctgtagatgaagtgaccccaactaagcaagccggaggcgacggcggcaaggaaccgaaactccatcagtgacagaatggagaaaaaaccttgggagaaaccaggctcagttggggaccagttctcctctgaccagacgaaaccagtagttcaattccaggctgcagcaaagtcagattgtgcagaagaatcatctgtttcctgtggtcttgtcctggtggtcctctgagacaaggtctttacaggggatctgtatctggggctctaggtgtcctggtctccgctgtctttcagggatgtagaggtcctttctaggtgctgatccaccatctgatctggatacgtactggatccgggtgactgcagtgaccctctgatctggatacagactggatctggtggctacggtgacctcggaataagagagaaacagactaatattagcgtagatgccattcttctaatgatgtggtagaaagtacatcgggtgttatgggaagtgttcccagttcaggtttacctaattaaatcaattcttacctccctggaccccttccagtttgcatatcggtccaacctctcaaccgatgatgccatcaccactaccctccactcagcactcacacatctggacaaaaaagacttatatgtcagaatgctgttctgTTCATAGACAGTTCAGCaatcaacacaatcatccctcaacagctcatccaaaaactggtccagctggggctcaacacttcgctgtgcaactggctgttggactttcttactggtagacctcaggcagtacggatcagcagcaacacatccagcaccatcacactgaacactggggacccccaaggatgtgtgctgagccctctcctcttcactctgctgacccacaactgcacaccatcacacaactctaacctctttattaagtttgtggatgacaCGACACaatggtgggtctcattagcaacagagatgagacaaactacaggaacgaggcaccatcgagagcatcctgactagctgcatcactgtgtggtatggcacctGCAACTCTCATAGTGacagcagctgagaagatcattggtgtctcccCGCAGGACATTTACGGAACAGGTCTCACCcataaagccctctgcatcgcaggtgatccctcACACCTGACATACAGCTTATTCagtgaaggacagcttcattcatcaggctgtcagggAGCCTAGCTTCTTCCCGACcttgccccccccccctttcccCATGCACTATACTGAACTCTGAACCTCATTCcatatctgtatttaatgttctactgtcAGTGTTTCTAttctgtgtatgtatttattaaacatgtggaagaatttacaataaagcagacttgacttaaaaatgtattacatgttagatcaaattataatttaatcaGAGACATTGTGCACTGTGTAAACATAATGGTTACTTCTAGACTAAATTTGTTTAGTCATGtttatttaatcatgcatttactcatcttagttgcacaaaaacagattcatccattctacaaataataaaaaaataaaataatgaaatgcaaGCTCAGACTATGACACAAACcttcaataattaaatatgttaatgcAGATTTTCTTTATGTATTCAAACCAAGTTTATTAACAAGTGTTAATAAACACTGTTCCACAGTGTTCGCATTTATTGACTGATAAGTGCTGACCTTCAATTATCCAATTTAACCATACCAATAATTAAAATGACTTCTGATGAAgataacatttctttcttttgttttctttttttttttaattgctgaagAGCATCAAACTTTCCTCTCCTGTGTCCTATTCTGCATGCAATCCAGAATGGCAGCATAATGGGCTGAAAGCAAATAAAGTaagtaaaaagtaatgcaaaagttgTGTAATACATTACTCAGCAactaagtaacataattagttacttttttagggaatAACGCTATAATGTAATGCATgagtttttaaaagtaattttcgCCAACATTCATCAGAATCAAATACACCAGTTTGTTGCACAGATAGTGTGACTATTTGTGACACTGCTTGTTCTTCTAGTTATTTTCATATAGATGCTAATGAGTCAAAAGTTTTGCTCATTTACAATAGCATACTTCAGCATTGcaagaaaaatgaaaaagtttATTAGTTTGTTATCGAGTGGTGGAAGACTTGAAAACGGATGCCaggcagtgttgggggtaatacATTAGTAACgcgagttacataatcagattactatTATCAAGCAACAAGtcatgtaacgcattactttttaatttacaagaaaatatctgagttactttttcaaaaaagtaacgcCAATTACTTGTGttttactaaatgtttttattgactgacaagtcttcTGTCCCCACATTGGGAGTTATGAGAAGTTCAGAGTTTTTTTTGTGTACTGTGtaaacatgatgtagttctagactaaatgtgaatgtgcattaattcatcccactcacacgcaaaaaaaaaaaaaaaaggtttagcactaatcaaaattaattaaaactgtgaaatgcaaactcagaatatgatgcaaacccgcaataattaaatatgttaaataacacaaatgtatctaatcccattttagtAATTAATGCTGCTGACCCTTggtgatccagttcaaccatactaataagcaaaaatgactttagataaactaagcACTTtagtgcttcattgttttttttttttttattgctgaagagtgttgaatctTCTTCTCCTGTgctctactgtacagacgtgaattgACTTTGGCTTCAGCCTGAGAAAACAGTAGCCTACAGGTTGTCACAATATTAGATTTGGACGTGGAGCAATACAGGTGAggagtgtgtttgttttggtgtcaTCATTTGGTGTCAAGTACTatgtaaatatgcatattttcTATAAGctgtatatatacaataatgcataaataatgcaCAAAACATAAATCTTCTATTCCAGATTCatacacattattattgttaagtcttatttaaatgtttctgttcTCATGTCAGATATATGTACCAAGAGCTtcttaaaaactacaacaaattccttgtgtgtttgcGCACACGAATAAAGGTGATTCTGGTTGTGTTTCTGATTATGATTGATTCAATTATAAGATCAGTTAGCATTATAAAAAATGGAGTGAAATGGTTACAGTCTACTGATGAAATGTCATGCAGTGAAAATTATACTTTGGgattttgtgtatttaatttttttttttttttttgttgaactattGTGTGataagttttgaaaatgtaccacCAACTTGAAAAAGTagccgttttctttttttttttattaatgtcaaTTGTCACATACACTTACAGTAAACTCATCATTTGACATTATTCACAAATTCACTTTCTCATGTCATGCATTCACAATGACATCAGACCagcatttttatttgtgttcatatttttttatcctgttcattttaaacacttattattataaaaaattgataattatcaataaaataacaaaacattaatGCATCAAACTTCTAAAACTTCTAAAACACTGCACCGCGTTCCTAAGTGTTTAAGTGCAAAGATATTTGTTTTACCAGTAGACAAAAGATCATCTTCTGCCACCTGCTGATAAAAGTCGCTAAATGCATTTTGAAACTTTACTGATCTTcactgcactttgttattctagTTATTTATCAATGTATGATGAATCGGAAGTCTCATACATTAAAATTTTGCGTGAAAAAATAAGTGGATAAGTCATGAACTGACCTCCAGCAAtattatcacttttaattaatttaactaaaCTACGGCAACTAATAAACACAGATTACAATGGGTGGCGATCACACTTAAACTAATCTAATATTTAAAGGAGTTATCAACAGTTGTTTACATATGACTTATTAGATCATAACATAAAACATCCTTCTCCAACAGAACCACAAGTTTAGTTTTCTCTGAATCATAAACtctgtaacattttattttagtgtctctgaactagttgcttattagcataatTATTACTAGAATATAAGCCATTTATTAGttctaattaagcacatattaataccttattctacatccctaatcttacccaataactaaacttaacaactaacttACTAACTAGTTTATTGAGTGAAAAGTCATAATAAATAGTGAATAGGTATTCCATATTCTAAAGCATTTCCATAAATTTTGTAATAAGctattcaatatttaataatatcttGTGTACAATGTGTAaagcatttctgcatttttactgcCAACTTGTTTTTACTGGTGTAAGAGCAGTAAATGTTTTTTAgacaaaattttatattttatgtgataATCagctacattatttatttacattatttacaaaatgtattacttGTTAGATCATATGttgtgaaagtcgtgacatttgcaaGGATGGTAAAACAGAGACCAAGGTTCTTTTATTTCTGCTCAATACGttgaaccaagaaccaagatatGATGTTGAAATATCTGTTATAGTAACAGGACAGATCGGAGAGTTCGCTGTGTCTTTATTTTGGTGTCGATGTCAAATATCATCATGGTTTCTCAGAAATCACTTACTGCACCATTAAACCCAGCTAGACCAgaagtaatgaaaataaattaaggaGAATGCAGAGAAAGACATTTGATATATGTAAATCTTTTATTGCAGAAGTTTAGCactttgtttattaattatgtattgcattctgttattaattttatttttaaaggcaaatacatatttgtatatatatgaaaagaaAGGGGAAGAGGAAATATAGGGGAAATATATAGTCTTGACTGAGCATGCTACAAAATTACTGCAGATATTGGAAatctttatatattaattatttaaattttaatagttATTTGTCTGTTACAGTGTTGatatatgtttattaaaatatagattttcttTTCCCCAAATCATGATTACCAAAGAACAGCAGAACATCATGCACACTTCATTCAGTAAAGTATGAATAGAAATATGTGTATCATTCAGTTTCTTCTGCAGCTGTAGAATCTGAAGTGTATTCACTGAACCAGGAAGTAGAAGAGCAGAGGAGACAACAGCAGCAGGAAGCTTGCCTTGTACATGCCATCTAACCAGGACAATAACAAACACTCACTGTCAATCAATACTACAActatagtaattaaaaataacttattgTTGAGAAACTTCTTCAGAATAAAACGTCTCTGAAAGCACCTTTGAAAATACAAGCTTTGCACACTATTCAGGATGCTTTTGAAATATGATATTAAGTTTATGTATTCGTATTAGGCCTATTGTTTCTTATATTACCTCATTTTAAGTTTTTGtggaaaaatctaaatcaaatgatCATATAAAGAAGAATACCTGCAGCATTGCAGAGGTCAGTGTCACAGCACTGGGTAGTGACTGACCCAGTCAGGATCTGTTGGGTCCCAGGTACACATAAAGCTGAACATGCTTTAGTTGTACTGGTCACCTTAATGGGAccttcaaaaaaaacaaaaaaaaaaacataaatctctGTATGATAGGAAACATTTCAACATTTGCAGTTATGTGAAAAAAATCGTATTAATGTCATAGTCATTTTAACTTGAACGCTTCCTGTTATTTtcactgtatgaaaacagttaaGCTGCTTGATTTTTCATAATGACATTTCGGTAACACTTGTTAACAATTGACTACGACATTtgtctcaataaattcttaatttgctgcttattaatagttagtaaggtagttgttaggtttagatattgggtaagattagggatgtagaataaggtcaagtagaataaggcattaatatgtaattagcactaatacatgactaatattctagtaatatgcatgctaataagcaactaataggtgttacctattctaaagtgttaccatattttaATCTATTGTCGCAATCATAAATACACTGGTTTGTAGCACAAATAGTAGTACCGTTTACACCATTTTATAATTTACCTTTACTTACCTATAGCAGAAATAAGCACTTCTGTGAGATTTTACATTTCCATTGTTTGAACACCAGAAAATTATAACAGCATCTCCATCAGTAAAAACATAACAtcacattttaataaatcatattgGACTTACCAACTTCTGTCACGGTTGTTACAGTCATGCACTTGGTAGATCCACTTGGACATGTTGTCCCATTTTGATTTGTACAGGATCCCGTCAGACTCGTACACTCGTAACATCTGAGAGAGTGCCCTTAGTAATAAAACAGAGaccgtgagagagagagagagagagagagagagagagagagagagaaagagagagtataCAGTAACATTGCAAACACTAATTGTCGTTTTACCTGCAGTGAAAAGACTGAACAGAAGAAAAACTGAGATTTGCAGATACATCTTTGATCAGGAGGAGAATGAAATATTGTGTCTGTTTCAGCGCTCATTTTATAGCGTGTCAAATGGGAGGGTCTTTATGAGACAATGATAGTTTAACACAAGTTTCCATGTATACAACATAAATGGAATATGTACTGTTGATTTTTTCCCAGGACATTATCTAATAATATTACATGAATTTTTGTGAACCCTAAAGCACAATGCAATGAAGTGCAAAAAAAGAATACAGAAAAAGTTGATATAGAAACTTTCTTCATCAATACAGCACAATGTATCCAATTTCTAtggatttaaataattttttggtaacactttctttgaagcccatatttatgatacattatagggatattcttaaggcattataatgaatgcataatgcattataaaaaaataataatacgttatatcaactcatgaataatcataaaacagataatagaaaaataattaaatcgaAGAACAAAAAAGTTGTCTAACATAAGCAAAGCAAAGAGG
This genomic stretch from Carassius gibelio isolate Cgi1373 ecotype wild population from Czech Republic chromosome B21, carGib1.2-hapl.c, whole genome shotgun sequence harbors:
- the LOC127986161 gene encoding lymphocyte antigen 6B-like — encoded protein: MYLQISVFLLFSLFTAGHSLRCYECMSLTGSCTNQNATTCPSGSTKCMTMTTVAEVGPIKMTSTSKMCSPSCDPGTQQIAIGSVTTQCCDTDLCNAADGMYKASFLLLLSPLLFYFLVQ